The Choloepus didactylus isolate mChoDid1 chromosome 24, mChoDid1.pri, whole genome shotgun sequence DNA window GGGGATTGGGATGCTTGTGCTGGAGGGGAGGAGCGGGCCTACACGACGGGAACTTCTGGCCGTGACAGGAAAATCTGCTGGGGTGTGGGTGGTgcaggcccagggcccaggggcaAGGAGCCCACCTGGGAAGGCAGCCACCCTTTCCCCGCTTCTCCCCCACGACTTCTCTCTCCCTAGCATCACAGGAAGTACCAGCACATCCACCAGAAGTCCTTCTCCTGCCCAGAGCCAGCCTGTGGGAAGTCCTTCAACTTTAAGAAACACCTGAAGGAGCACGTGAAATTGCACAGTGGTGAGTGGTGCAGTTACCACCTCCAGCTCCCCTTGAGGGGGCCTGGGCATCTTGTTTGTTTACTCAGTCATCCTTTTCTCACTACGTGTTGACCACCTGCCTGATAGAGACTCTGCTTTAGTTATTAATACAGCATTAGCAAGCTGACAGAGTCCCTAACTCATGCAATTTCTGTTCTAGTGATACAGGGCTATGAAAAGTAAAGGCAGTGTAAGGGAGTAGAACGTGAGGGAAGGGTTGCTATTTTAGGAAGGGAAGGACCTTTGAACCCACTGAGGCACCAGGACCTGTGCTCATATAAGGGAAGATCAGGggggaaggccctggggtggAATCTGTGTGTTGTTTTTGAGGAATAGGTAGGAGGCCAGTGGGGTTAGAAAGGAAAGATGATGTCAGATAGCGATGGGGGGCCTTGGAGACCACCATTAGGATGGTTTGACTCTTACTCGGAGTGAGACGGGCACCACCGGAGGGTCTTGAGCAGTGGAGAGACATGGCCACTTAGAAGAATCGtggtggctgctgtgtggagattAAATAGACTGCTGGGGGACAGGGGCTGCGCCTGGAGCTCAGCTATGAGGCAGCCGCTGAAATCCCGTGTGTGAGACGGTGGTGGCTCGGACTCCCTTGGTGGCAGTCAAGCTGGTGATAAGTGGCTGGAGGTTGGCTGGGGAGTGAAGGTGGACCCGGGAGCATTGCTGTTGGAGCCGGTGGATTGGCTGcggtgggagagggagagaggtctCGGGTGACTGTGGATTCTAGCCCGTGCAAGCAGGCAGAGTCTGGGATTTGTTGAGAATGCGCAGGGAAGCAGGCTTGGAGAGAGGGAAACTTGATTTGAGATGTGCTTGCTAGATACCCCAGGAGCGCCCTCAGGTAGATTGTGAGTATGTGAGTCTGGAGTTCGGGGAGATGTTGGGCAAACGGTGTGAGTACGTGCAACACGAGCCCGTGGGTGGGGTGTGATGCCATGGAACCAGACGGGGGTCCCACAGGGAAGAGGGGTCACGTGGCCAGGCTGCAATTAGAGGGCAGCAGAGGAAGGGCAGTGGGGGTGGAACGGAGCCGAAGGAGAAGAGGGTGGGATTTgagaagccaaatgaagaaagtgCCCCAGGAGGGGCCAGTAAGATGAGGATGAAAGGAGACCACTGCTGGGCAGGCCAATGTCTCCAGCTCCCGTCTCGAGGACAAGAGTGGCCGTCAAGTGGAAGGAGCCCAAGCCGGACTGGAGTGTGCTCCAGACACGTTAGAGTTGAGGATATGGAGACAGTGAGTATAGACGACTCATTGGAGTTTTGCTGTGAAGACGAGCAGAGAAGTGGGGTCTTAGCTGGAGGGgtgttgggtggggcacagtgaTGGGAGTGATCTCACAGAGAGGAAAGGCTTGCTGACACGGGGTGGTGGGGTATTTGCTGGAAGTCTCCTTGAGTTGGTAAGAAGAGGTGTGTTCCAGGGCACCGTGGAAGGTGGCCTCAAGGGATCGGTTTGAGTACTCACATATGGGTACAGATGCAAGCTGGCCGGTGGATTTGGTGGTGGGAAGATGTGGGagttctggtttcttttttttcctgggtGACTTGAGAAACTAAGGTTACCAGCTGAATGAATGAGGATGGTGGGTGGGGGTGTTGGAGGCTTGTGGAGATAGAAAGTGGTGTGGAATGGCCTTTTAGACCCCAGAAGATGGGAGAGTGAATTATCCAGGGAAATGGAGAAGTGGGTAGGAGAGGGGCCTTGGGATCCATGGTGTGGTGTAAGGTGAGGCTGTGGGAAGGGCTGTGGGGTGTGAATCTGCTCGCCAACCCTTACTAGTATACACGTGTGGGTCTGGAACAGGCCATGAGGGTTGAAGAGTTGTGTTCAAACTGAGTTGGGATTCAGCCAGGCAGAAGGCGCAGGTGAACTGGCATGTGAGTGAAGGAATGGCTGTGAACACAGGCTGTGGAGACAGTTgggtgaggaggggagaaggaacGCTAGGAGGGTGGCACGGGATGGGGGAGGTGGTGGAGCTGGTGACTTGGTGGCCTGACAGTGACAGGATTATTGTGGGATGAGGTAGGGTGCCCCGGCTGAAGCTGGAATGCCTGCAATTGTGATTTCCGAGCTGTGCAGTGATGGGGGCGCTCAGGCCTGGTGACCCGGGAGTGGGGGCTTAGGGAGGGGTGTTAGGTTTGGTGGAGGAGGCCAGAGGACTGCAAAGCAGATGTTTGAGAAAGAAGCCAAGAGGAGGAATACTATGGCAGAGATGAGAGGGCCTGGGGTGCGAGTCATGTGGAGGGAGGGGTGATGAGGACTGAGGCAGACAGCGGCagccagggatggggggtggggtgcgtGGTCTGATGAGCCCCCTGGGGGAGGCGGGCATCCACGGGAGTGGGCGGGCAGAGGTCTGCAGGGGGCATGAGGAGCAAGGATGCCCTGGAGCCCACGGAGCACAGGAGTCCCCGGCAGCCACCCGCAAGAGCTGCTGGAGATGCAGGCTCCTTAGGTGACAGGAAGGTGCTGTCAGAGCCGCAGGGAAGGGCACGGTCAAGGGATTTGGCGATGAGACCGGGAGTTCCGCGGGGCAGTGTGGAGCACTGGGGGAGAGTGGGAGAAAGGCCTCAATGGGGAGAAGGTTCCAGGTGCCAGGGAGTGGCCTTGGGACTTGCACTTCAGTCCTAGTTCCCATCCCTGTCTCCAGGCTTCTGCCACTGCCTGGTGCCTCCTGCTCACACGAGGACCCAGCCTCCATCCTTTGGGTCTTTGTGACAAGAGACCCGTTTTGGGGACCAGATGCGAGGAGGTGTCCCTCCCCTGGGAGTTCAGGGGCTCGGGCGGGGCTGGGAGTAACAATGGTGACTCTGAGGTGGAGTCACAGGCTCTGTTCCTACTTCCTCCGTGAGACGACAGCACAGCAGAGCCCAGGCGTCCTGACACCCAGTGCCGGGGCACTCCTGTGGGGCACTGCAGCCTGGGGATGGATGCTAGGGTGTCCCCTGTGTCCCCACAGACACCCGGGACTACATCTGTGAGTTCTGCGCTCGGTCCTTCCGAACCAGCAGCAACCTCATCATCCACCGGCGcatccacactggagagaaaccgcTGCAGTGAGTgcctggggaggggtggaggggtcTCGGGGCCAGCGGGGACGGGGAAGGGGGGAGGCAGGCAGGACATGGGGGTCCCAGGGAGCTGGAGGGGCCCCCGGTGGCAAGTCAGGATGGGTTGAGGCCCTTTCCTTGccctcctctgccccctggcTCCAGGTGCGAGATCTGCGGGTTCACCTGCCGCCAGAAAGCCTCCCTGAACTGGCACCGGCGCAAGCACGCAGAGACTGCGGCTGCTTTGCGTTTCCCCTGCGAGTTCTGCGGCAAGCGCTTCGAGAAGCCGGACAGTGTTGCAGCCCACCGCAGCAAAAGCCACCCAGCCCTGCTCCCAGTCTCCCAAGACTCACCTGGCTCCTTGGAGCCCTGTCGTAGCATCTCTGTCCCTGAGCCCCTGGGGTCCGGTGAGGCCCCGGCTGCTGCCCCGCTGGGGTCTGGGCCCTCCCCATCCCCTCAGGCTCTGACTCCGCTACCTCAGAAATAAGCTCTCAGGCTTCAGGGAGCCAGACCCCAGGCCCAGAAAATAGTGAGGAGGAGAGTGGCTGGAGGAGAAAGGCCAGGTGCTTAGGGTCCCCAGGAACTAGGGCTACGAAAAGTTGGACGGGGATCTAGGGGAGCCAGACTACCTTAGTCTTTCTAAAGGACAGAATAAACAGCGTATTTTTATTCAGAGTGCATATGTGAGAAGAGTGAGTGTTCCGGCACCTGACGTGGAGAATTCTTGcttcctttgaaagcagactctgccAGAATGTGCTGGAGTGCAGTGGAGAAGCAGGCCCCGTTCCTCTCCCTGCAAGCCCCCTGCCCACTCCCACCTGCCCTGAAGGCTGCAGCTGCTTTTGAGACTCTGGCACTTTGCAGCCCTTTCACGAGGGGTGTCACCCCCACCCTTGTGCTGAAGTGGGGCAGGCTGACAGCTGGTCAGAGACGGTCTAGAGCAGGAATACAGGGCTTCATGTGTAGTTGCCATTAACTGAGAAAACCACGTGTAAGCCCCGAAGAGTCTTGCCATCCGCTGCAGAAACGAGAGGTTCTCCACTCAAGGAGATGATTGCGCTGCCTTCGGAGAGAGAGAGACTTCAGAACTGTGAAAGGGGCTGGCTCACATCACTCTCAAAGCCTGTGAAGTCCATTTCAGCACAAGGTTTCACAAAGGAGGCTGTTGGCATCAGGAATCAAAGCAAACAACTTTATTTCACCATTCATAACCAGAGTTGCTAGCTAATTCCAGGGGATTTGCTACTCTGCCTTCTCCCCTTGGTGGAACCCCTgcagcctcagtctccccatgaGTAGAGACCCTGGCTCCAAGCTTCAGTTGGAAATAACACTCTGGTGCTCCACTGGGGAGTGCCCAGCTTTCTGGACCAAATGGGTTtagccccaggcccaggggaaGGTCCCCCATCTGGCTGGGGAACTCTCCTGAGACATCTCCATCAGCTTCATCAGGCCTGGCCCTGGGGCAGGTGGGCAGGCTATGCCGAGCCCCCTACCCTGCAATGCACCTTCACAGCCAGGCCATCTGTCAGACACAGGCTGGACACTTTCATACCTGCAGAGTTCTTTCACCAAAGAGCTCTCatcatctctttctcttctccctcctaaATTCTCACCAGCacccacatcttttttttttcccctgaaaaagCAGAGAGACTAAAAGTCAAGTGGAACCAAAAGGACCACAGGACTGGTGGGATGTAACTTAGATGCCACATTTGTGATCATTACCTGAAAAGAACAGCAAAGGAAgcaggggaaggagagaaaggagatgtAGGCTGGGGTaaggagagagaagacagaactCAAAGTGGAAAAGCACTGGTGAGCTCTGCAGAGCTGGGACAGGATCAGTACCTGGGTCCTCTTAAATGTGTAGGGTCTGGGAGGTTTTCCTTTGCACTTTTGGAGGGAGAGAAGCAGGGAGATGGAAGGATTAAGAACAAGAAAAGAGCTGAAAGGAAGTACTCCTAGGGATGCAACAAGAGGCCCGGTGAATAGCCAACAATAAAAGTAAATGGTCACAGCAAACAGGAGGGAAGGTAGCACCACTCCATCAttccccagccctcctcccaACGTCCCTAGAAGGATCTGGGATGCTTGcccagcctcccccccccccccccggaggCAGAAGCCACTTAGCAAGTCTCCCCCAAGTGGGACACAAGGCGCTCCGGTTTTTCCTGTCCGGCCTCCCCCAAAAAGACGAGGGCGGTGCCTGCGGGGCCGAGGTTCACCGCGGCCTGTGTGGCCGCGACGGCGCGGGCCCGCGTGTGCGCCCGCTGGTGCTGCGACAGCGAGCGGCTGTGGCTGAAGCATTTGCCGCACTCGGCGCACTCGGCCGGCCGCTCGCCCAGGTGCGTCTTGCGGTGCAGCGCCAGCTTGGAGCCGACGCCGAACGCCTTGCCACACTCGGGGCACTTGTGCGGCTTGTGGCCGGCGTGGTTGCGCCGGTGCACGTTGAGGTTGGACACGCAGGTGAAGTGCTTGCCGCACTGCTCGCAGCGATACGGCTTCTCGCCCGTGTGCGTGCGCCGGTGCTTGGTGAGGTCCGAGCGGTCGCTGAAGCGACGGCCACACTCGGGGCACGGGAAGGGCCGCTCGCCCGTGTGGATGCGCTGGTGCACCACCAGGTCGGAGCGCTGCCCGAAGCCCTTGCCGCAAGTGGCGCACGCGTGCGGCCGCTCGCCCTGGTGGCTGCGCCGGTGGCGCAGCAGCGTGGAGCTCTCGCTGAAGCAGCGGCCGCAGTCGCCGCACGCGTACGGCTTCTCCCCGGTGTGCGTGCGCTGGTGGCGGACCAAAGTGGCGCTCTCCAGAAAGCCCTTCCCGCACTCGGGGCACTTGAAGGGCTTCTCGCCCGAGTGCGTCTGCAGGTGTCGCGTCAGCGTCGAGCTCTTGCCGAAGGTCTTGCCGCACACGCCGCACTGGTGCGCGTCGGTGGCCAGCGGCTGCGGAGGCGGCGGGACGGGGGAGCCGGAGCCGGAGCTCGGGGCTGCGTGGACGCGTGCATGGCCGCGCAGTCCCGCGCCGCTGCGGAAGGCCCGCGGGCACTCGGCACAGCGGTAGCGGTGGGCGGCGGGGGCTCCGGGAGGGTGGGCCCGCGCCTGGTGGAAGCGCAGGGCGCTGTGGCGGAAGGCGCGGGCGCACAGCGGGCATCGGCGGGGCCGCTCGGGGGGGTGCCGGCGGCGGCGGTGCAGCAGCAGCGCCGGGAGGTGAGCGAAGCGGCGGCCGCACACGCGGCAGGAGCAGCCGCGGCCTCGCCGCCGGTGCGCGCCCTGATGCAGGTCGAGGCCGCCGCTGTGGCGGAAGCTCTGGCCGCACTCGCTGCAGATGTAGAGGGTCTCGCCCGCGTGGGTTCGCCGGTGCGCGCGGAGGTCGGTGGCCCGCGCGCAGCGTTCGCCGCAGTCGAGGCAGCGGAAGCGGCCGTCGCCGCCGTGGGCGCGCTCGTGCCGCAGCAGCACCGAGCTGTAGCGGAAGCTCTTGCCGCACTGGCTGCACGCGTAGGGCCTCCCGGCGGCCGCCGCCAACATGGCGAGGGCCGCGCAGGAAAGGAAACCTGCCGCTCACTCTTCGGACTGCGGGTAACTTTCAGCTTTCTTCGGGCCTGGGTGGGGATCGGCTGtggagggaagagcaggaggcCTGGAAAACTGATCTGCGGATTCCCGGGTTCGTGCCGTCAAGGGCAGGTGCCGAGGCTGTTCCGTTGGGGAGCTGCCGCGGGGCTTCTGCACCGTGAGCCCTGTGGGGAGAGGGTCACGCTGAGTCCCAGTAAGGGCTACACACGCACTGGTGAGTGGGGAGCGCGGACTCCCTTCAAGAGGAGTTGAAACCCCTCCATTGAGAGTGGAGCCAGCTGGAGGTGCGGGAGGGACAGACTGCAGCTGTACTGGAGAAAAGGTGGACTCAAGGGGCAGCCTTCACCCAGTGCAGGAACTGCTAGCACTGTGCAGAATTGCCCACCCTCTTCTCCGGCTGTGAGCCACAGGTCCTGCTTGGAGACGCATGAGGAAACCAACAAGGAGGGGCCACGCCTATACCTTCCCCCCAGACCTAGGTTTCTTGGGTCAGCAAGGTGAACCCCACCATGCCTGGGCTGGAAGGACAAGGAGGGCAATGAGATGAAGCCCAAACTGGGCCCCCCAAACTGATGTTACTGGAAGGGGATGGGTTCTGGCTGGGCAAGGGAGAGTATCTGAGAAGCCCCAGTGCATTCCTCTTTGGCTTTGGAAGGAAACGCTAAGCAATTGCCCCACACTAGTACACAGCCCTAAACTTTCCTTCAGAAAGCAACTCAGGACCTGGGAAAGAGGTGGGAAGGCTGCATGTATAATTCACAAAGAGTATTATCAAAAGTTGATGCCATTATCCAAaaactgtttttcacatttttagggAAGGCTGGGGAGAAGAGGTATGCCTTCTAATTCTCAGGGTATTCCAGCTGTTTGATGAACATTCTGCAGACTTTTCTCACTGCCCCAGCTCCAGGGATCTGTGATCTGGGAGTGGGAGAGAAGCCTCTTTATGGGGAACAAATCTGCTCTCTTATGGTTATCTCAAATGGTATCCCTGAAATCCTTCTGGCAGGTTGCTCCAGGTAGCTGCCTAGAAGCAGGATCAGCCTTTGTCCAAGTGCACAGAACCTCCCGCGCCCTCCAGATAGAGCACAGACAGGGCTGTCCTCCTCATCCTGGCTGGGCTCACCACTGCCTGTTATCCCCCAGGCCTCAGGGATCTAACCCCAGCCCAGGTCAGTGGGACACTGGGGGTTATGTACAGTCGTGGTTCAGTAGGGCCCTGTATCACCCAACAGATGGGAGAGAGGAAGCAGATGGAAATTGATTATAAATACCCAGGTCCCATGGAGGAGGTCCTCATTTTTTGGCTGCAAATAGggtcaactgaaaaaaaaaaaaaaaagccttataaAGTACAGGCCTGCAGAGGTGAGGCCAGGAGCTTCTGCTTCCTTCCATGCTGGGGAGGCGTGGCCAACGCGGGAGGTCCTGCTTTCCTGTGTGTGGAGCTGCCGAGCCCCGCAGGAGTGACAGAAACGGGGAAAACGTGAACTCAAACCGAGCTGAGTGGAGAGAggcaaggagagaaagaagaggggaaGCTTTCCTGGAGGAGGGTTTTGGAGgaggattttttctattttaatggacattttcaaatattaaaaaaactagTGAAAATAGTATCATGAATCATATATCtgcaatatttatcaaaatttgaCCATTCTTGTTTCGTATATGAAACctactcccccccccccttttttttttgcctggagTATTTTAAATCTTCCAAACATCTTATTCAAAGAGGATAAAGTTTAAGATAAATTTGAAAGCAGACACAGGAACCCCTCTGCAAACCTGAGAACAGACTTTAGATGGAGCCCCTCAGTCCTTCCAGAGGGCTTTTAACCAGCACACCTGTCCTGCTCACTGTACCCGAACGTGGGGTCAGCTCACTGCTGCACAGCAGCTGCTGGTAAAGAGAAGGTCTGTCCTAATGTAAGTAAAACCTTCCCTGCAGACTCGGTGGCTGATTCCATATGTCAAAGGGAGCAATGCCTCTGTCCCTGTGATGTTCCTTACGTCAGGGGGTCTCCGGGAACCATGGCACCTGTCAGGCTCTGTTTCCGGAAGCCTGCCATCTCCCAGACCACTGCCTCACAGGGCACATGCCCAAGGAAGGTGAAACAAGCATGCAAACAAAAACGTCCACATGTGAATGTCATATAAACGAAGATACCATGTTCCTCCATTGCGGATGTGGAGTTACAGAGATCCTGGTGTAGGGTGCTGGTTGTTTTGGTTCTGCAGTGCCAGGGCATGTCCTTCAAGTCTTACCCCATGCTGACGCTCACCCAGGGAGCACGGGGTCTGTGCCCAGGGGGgatatctgaaagaaaaaaaaaattactatttaaaaaaaaaaaggaaaaaagatctcTAGATAGCCTTAGCCACCACTCTCCTGATTAAGTGTGAGTTTTGAGGTTACTATATACTTTGGGAAAAAAGGATAAGAAAGGctctgaaaaagagaaaggggtgaTTATGTGTGAATTGGTGAAAAGTCTAACTGTTGACTACATTAAGATATTTTAGTGCTTTTAAAACATTTAGTGCTTACAAATATGATACATATAACTAAAAATCAGGTACCAAGAAGATAAATGAACAGAAACATTAACATTCacaatagattaaaaataaagttctgaGTTACAtgtataggtttttttttcttaatattacaGGTAATacatatgtgccggtttgaatgtattttgtcccccaaacgccattatctttgatgtagtcttgtgggacagacttttggtgctggttagatttgcttggaatgtgccccacccagctgtgggtggtgactttggtgggatactcccatggaggtgtgaccccacccattcagggtgggccttgatcagtggagccatataaaacatgctgactcaaagagactgaaggagtgcagctgggagtgatgttttgaagagaagcaagcttgctagaaaggaacgtcctgggagaaagccattttgaggccggagctttggagcagatgccagctgccttcctagctaacagaggttttccggaggccattgcccatcctccggtgagggtacccgagtgctgatgtgttaccttggatgctttgtggccttaagactgtaattgtaaataaacccccgttttataaaagcctatccatctctggtgt harbors:
- the ZNF672 gene encoding zinc finger protein 672, translating into MLAAAAGRPYACSQCGKSFRYSSVLLRHERAHGGDGRFRCLDCGERCARATDLRAHRRTHAGETLYICSECGQSFRHSGGLDLHQGAHRRRGRGCSCRVCGRRFAHLPALLLHRRRRHPPERPRRCPLCARAFRHSALRFHQARAHPPGAPAAHRYRCAECPRAFRSGAGLRGHARVHAAPSSGSGSPVPPPPQPLATDAHQCGVCGKTFGKSSTLTRHLQTHSGEKPFKCPECGKGFLESATLVRHQRTHTGEKPYACGDCGRCFSESSTLLRHRRSHQGERPHACATCGKGFGQRSDLVVHQRIHTGERPFPCPECGRRFSDRSDLTKHRRTHTGEKPYRCEQCGKHFTCVSNLNVHRRNHAGHKPHKCPECGKAFGVGSKLALHRKTHLGERPAECAECGKCFSHSRSLSQHQRAHTRARAVAATQAAVNLGPAGTALVFLGEAGQEKPERLVSHLGETC